One Vicugna pacos chromosome X, VicPac4, whole genome shotgun sequence DNA window includes the following coding sequences:
- the FOXR2 gene encoding forkhead box protein R2 has product MDLNLKNPKFWYSLHGQVPGMLDWDMGNEFFLPCSTDQCSLDEQNLAKYKVLVMKTPKVPQERRSSPSKDGPDCEPNLWMWVNPNIVCPLGNQEAPKLSKKKDLPSMLPSPQPLPKDEESNCSEVTVMESLPSSSSKLSLPQKKFTSSPSDWEITEEEPEEQANKASVALQTPNKGECLQSQKLQRGNNQEKSWSRPPLNYSHLIALALRNSPPCGLNVQEIYSFTQHHFPFFWTAPDGWKNTIRHNLCFLSSFEKTPVSPQDGANAKPRSSFWRLTEEGHRRFQKEIRALASTRKESIQQCMSQPDVMTSLFDL; this is encoded by the coding sequence ATGGACCTAAACCTAAAAAATCCCAAGTTCTGGTACAGTCTCCATGGCCAGGTCCCAGGGATGCTGGACTGGGACATGGGGAATGAGTTCTTCCTGCCCTGCAGCACAGACCAATGTTCCTTAGATGAGCAGAACCTTGCCAAATACAAAGTCCTAGTAATGAAGACCCCCAAGGTACCTCAAGAGAGGAGATCCAGTCCTAGCAAAGATGGTCCTGACTGTGAACCCAACCTGTGGATGTGGGTGAATCCCAACATCGtgtgcccccttggcaaccaggAGGCCCCAAAGCTCAGTAAGAAAAAGGATCTACCAAGCATGCTTCCTTCTCCTCAGCCTCTCCCAAAAGATGAAGAGTCTAACTGCTCAGAGGTCACAGTGATGGAGTCCCTACCATCTTCTTCCAGCAAGCTATCACTCCCACAGAAGAAGTTCACCTCTTCCCCCAGTGACTGGGAGATCACAGAAGAGGAACCTGAGGAACAAGCCAACAAAGCCTCTGTGGCTCTCCAAACTCCAAACAAAGGAGAATGCTTACAGAGCCAGAAGCTACAGCGAGGTAACAACCAGGAGAAGTCTTGGTCCCGCCCCCCCCTCAATTACAGTCATTTAATTGccctggcactaagaaacagccCCCCGTGTGGCCTCAATGTTCAAGAGATCTACAGTTTCACCCAGCATCATTTCCCCTTTTTCTGGACGGCTCCAGATGGTTGGAAGAACACCATCCGCCACAACCTCTGCTTCCTGAGCAGCTTTGAGAAGACACCAGTCAGCCCTCAGGATGGGGCCAATGCAAAGCCACGGTCTAGCTTCTGGAGGCTTACTGAGGAGGGACACCGCCGCTTTCAGAAGGAGATTCGTGCCTTAGCCTCCACTAGGAAGGAGAGTATTCAACAGTGCATGAGCCAGCCAGATGTGATGACCTCCCTCTTTGACCTTTAA